One Candidatus Binatia bacterium DNA window includes the following coding sequences:
- a CDS encoding outer membrane lipoprotein-sorting protein, which translates to MGLRPGTWLLGLFLLSKPLEVPSPLPRLLPPPPGLDGKEVAERAEEVLRGDTIYLEATMTIVSPRLPAPRVVVFRAWDDREKKRTFIRILAPAKDAGTAFLKLHPNLWMYVPRVERTVRIPPSMMLQPWMGSDFTNDDLVRESSQLEDYSHRLLGIDPGPEGFTDLRAYVVEYVPRPGAPVVWGRIVTWIETEHFTPIRSDFYDEKGERLRILRYSDIREVEGRRFPFRWTVLPLDKPGHRTEIQVQAVRFDETFDETIFTTRHLRERL; encoded by the coding sequence ATGGGCCTACGGCCGGGCACCTGGCTCCTCGGGCTTTTCCTTCTTTCGAAGCCCCTCGAAGTTCCGTCCCCCCTTCCCCGACTCCTTCCTCCTCCGCCGGGACTCGACGGAAAGGAGGTGGCCGAGCGTGCCGAAGAAGTTCTCCGGGGCGATACGATCTACCTCGAAGCCACGATGACGATCGTCTCGCCCAGGCTTCCCGCCCCGCGTGTCGTGGTCTTCCGGGCATGGGACGACCGCGAGAAAAAGCGAACCTTCATCCGGATTCTCGCCCCCGCCAAGGACGCCGGCACGGCGTTTTTGAAGCTGCACCCGAACCTCTGGATGTACGTCCCGCGGGTCGAGCGCACGGTGCGGATCCCGCCGTCGATGATGCTGCAGCCCTGGATGGGCAGCGACTTCACGAACGACGACCTCGTGCGCGAATCGAGCCAGCTCGAGGACTACTCCCACCGCCTTCTCGGGATCGATCCGGGCCCCGAGGGCTTCACGGACCTCCGGGCGTACGTCGTGGAGTACGTTCCTCGCCCCGGAGCTCCCGTCGTCTGGGGACGGATCGTGACCTGGATCGAGACCGAGCATTTCACGCCGATTCGCTCGGACTTCTACGACGAGAAAGGCGAGCGGCTCCGGATCCTGCGCTACTCCGACATCCGCGAGGTCGAGGGAAGGCGGTTTCCCTTCCGGTGGACCGTCTTGCCGCTCGACAAGCCCGGGCACAGGACGGAAATCCAGGTACAGGCGGTGCGCTTCGACGAGACATTCGACGAGACGATCTTCACGACCCGCCACCTGCGGGAGAGGCTCTGA
- the purC gene encoding phosphoribosylaminoimidazole-succinocarboxamide synthase, which yields MQPRALFSSDIPSLPLLFRGKVRDVYDLGDRLLIVATDRISAFDVVLPTPIPEKGRILTQLSNFWFARTSSILPNHLLDEPLERVVPDPEARAQLEGRAVVVRKARPLKVEAIVRGYLSGSGWKDYQRTGEVCGIRLPKGLRESERLPEPIFTPSTKAPQGQHDENISFDEAAAILGRELAEQVRRRSLEIYAAAARWAESRGLIIADTKFEFGLVDGELVLIDELLTPDSSRFWAKDTYEPGRPQPSFDKQFVRDYLDSIGWDHKPPAPELPPDIVQQTAAKYREALERLTRGAA from the coding sequence ATGCAGCCCAGGGCGCTTTTTTCGTCGGACATTCCTTCCCTGCCCCTGCTTTTTCGGGGCAAGGTGCGCGACGTTTACGACCTGGGAGACCGGCTGCTCATCGTGGCGACCGACCGGATTTCCGCCTTCGACGTCGTTCTCCCGACTCCCATTCCGGAAAAAGGACGGATTCTCACGCAGCTTTCGAACTTCTGGTTCGCGAGGACGTCGTCGATCCTCCCGAACCATCTCCTCGACGAGCCGCTCGAGAGGGTCGTTCCGGACCCCGAGGCGCGCGCCCAGCTCGAGGGCAGGGCGGTCGTCGTGCGGAAGGCGAGACCGCTGAAGGTCGAAGCGATCGTTCGCGGCTACCTCTCGGGTTCGGGTTGGAAGGACTACCAGAGGACGGGCGAGGTCTGCGGGATTCGTCTCCCGAAAGGGCTCAGGGAAAGCGAGAGGCTCCCGGAACCCATCTTCACGCCTTCGACCAAAGCTCCGCAGGGCCAGCACGACGAGAACATCTCGTTCGACGAGGCGGCGGCAATCCTCGGGCGGGAGCTCGCCGAGCAGGTGCGGAGGCGGAGCCTCGAGATTTACGCCGCGGCGGCACGCTGGGCGGAGTCGCGCGGGCTCATCATCGCGGACACGAAGTTCGAGTTCGGGCTCGTGGACGGCGAGCTCGTGCTGATCGACGAGCTCCTCACGCCGGACTCCTCCCGTTTCTGGGCCAAGGACACCTACGAGCCCGGACGTCCGCAGCCGAGCTTCGACAAGCAGTTCGTTCGGGACTATCTGGATTCGATCGGCTGGGACCACAAGCCTCCCGCCCCGGAACTTCCCCCGGACATCGTCCAGCAGACGGCCGCGAAGTACCGGGAGGCGCTCGAGCGGCTCACGCGCGGGGCAGCGTGA
- a CDS encoding tyrosine protein kinase:aminoglycoside phosphotransferase, translating into MTTEEMRKRLASFVAAREGVREVRIEGLRPLPGGASRETWSFDAVYERGGAMLRLPLVLRRDPPGRGETSRREEFLVLRTAYECGLPVPRPYWLGDDEETLGGRFLVMERVEGETIPRRLLRDELYARAREVLPAQLAECLARIHRIELGREELRGLPAPRRGESVARAEIDRYENLYRLVALEPHPALELAFRWLRSRAPVASRLALVHGDFRIGNVVFGPEGLRAVLDWELAHVGDPMEDLGWLCVRAWRFGRDEKAVGGLADREEFYAAYENAGGFPVDLAAVRFWEAFGNLKWAVICLGQARVGLEGQRKNLELGSLGRRTAEVEWELLELMEEETCRTAPR; encoded by the coding sequence ATGACCACCGAGGAGATGCGGAAACGGCTCGCGAGCTTCGTTGCCGCCCGCGAAGGTGTCCGGGAAGTCCGAATCGAGGGCTTGCGTCCGCTTCCCGGGGGGGCGTCGCGTGAAACCTGGTCCTTCGACGCCGTCTACGAGCGGGGCGGAGCCATGCTCCGCCTGCCGCTCGTCCTCCGACGGGACCCGCCGGGCCGAGGAGAGACGAGCCGGAGGGAGGAGTTCCTGGTGCTGCGCACGGCCTACGAGTGCGGGCTTCCCGTACCGAGGCCTTACTGGCTCGGGGACGACGAGGAAACGCTCGGCGGTCGCTTTCTCGTCATGGAACGCGTCGAAGGCGAGACCATCCCGCGCCGACTTCTGCGCGACGAGCTCTACGCTCGAGCGCGCGAGGTACTCCCCGCACAGCTCGCGGAGTGTCTCGCCCGGATCCACCGCATCGAGCTCGGGCGCGAGGAGCTCCGAGGTTTGCCCGCACCGAGGAGAGGGGAATCGGTCGCCCGCGCCGAAATCGACCGCTACGAGAACCTCTACCGCCTCGTCGCCCTCGAACCGCACCCGGCGCTCGAGCTGGCTTTTCGCTGGCTTCGGTCCCGGGCCCCCGTTGCTTCCCGTCTCGCGCTCGTCCACGGCGATTTTCGGATCGGGAACGTCGTCTTCGGGCCGGAGGGGTTGCGAGCCGTCCTCGACTGGGAGCTTGCCCACGTGGGAGACCCCATGGAAGACCTGGGCTGGCTCTGCGTTCGCGCCTGGAGGTTCGGTCGCGACGAGAAGGCGGTGGGTGGCCTCGCCGACCGGGAGGAGTTCTACGCGGCCTACGAAAATGCCGGGGGGTTTCCGGTGGACCTCGCCGCCGTTCGCTTCTGGGAGGCCTTCGGGAACCTCAAGTGGGCGGTCATCTGCCTCGGGCAGGCCCGGGTAGGGCTCGAGGGGCAGAGGAAAAACCTGGAGCTCGGAAGCCTCGGGCGGCGGACGGCCGAGGTCGAGTGGGAGTTGCTCGAGCTGATGGAGGAAGAGACGTGCAGGACCGCCCCGCGGTGA
- a CDS encoding transporter: MGLALRLAWRNVGRVPRRTALTVAATAFAVLLIVFFVAMAAGVHEKMIEDAVRVGSGHVTIVGEGYLENRTLEQFLVFDGQLRRVLEESPGVLGYAPRLLGFGLLSKGSSTKGAAVVGVDPVLEGNVSTLSRRVRHGRFLGASGERREIVLAERLARELGAGVGDEVLLFSVAYSLEMAYELFRVVGILRLPEPEADRSTAFVRLADAQEFFVYGDRVNEVAILTRDAESAPRVASSLREALRGRAVEVHTWNEVMPEVEQFVLLDDIGMYMLLVILVVVVAFGILDTVLMAVLERRREFGILLAVGLLPRRLFALVFFESLVLGGLGLAVGLAAGIALVLYFVAHPVALGGAAAGAVELWGFEPVLVWKLKPWNPLGSALTVFAVATLAALYPAWRAARSEPVEALREP; the protein is encoded by the coding sequence GTGGGGCTCGCGCTCCGGCTCGCCTGGCGCAACGTGGGGAGAGTGCCCCGGAGGACGGCACTCACGGTCGCGGCGACGGCCTTTGCCGTTCTCCTGATCGTCTTTTTCGTGGCCATGGCCGCCGGTGTCCACGAGAAGATGATCGAAGACGCCGTACGGGTGGGCTCGGGCCACGTGACGATCGTGGGAGAGGGCTACCTCGAGAACCGCACGCTCGAGCAGTTCCTGGTGTTCGACGGTCAGCTCCGGAGGGTTCTCGAGGAGAGTCCCGGCGTCCTCGGTTACGCCCCGCGTCTTCTCGGTTTCGGCCTTCTCTCGAAGGGCTCCTCGACCAAAGGGGCGGCGGTCGTGGGTGTCGATCCCGTGCTCGAGGGAAACGTCTCCACGCTTTCCAGGAGGGTTCGGCACGGCCGTTTCCTCGGGGCGTCGGGCGAGAGGCGGGAGATCGTCCTCGCCGAGCGGCTCGCTCGGGAGTTGGGAGCGGGCGTGGGGGACGAGGTGCTGCTTTTTTCGGTCGCCTACTCGCTCGAGATGGCGTACGAGCTTTTCCGCGTCGTCGGGATCCTCCGGCTGCCCGAACCCGAGGCCGACCGCTCGACGGCGTTCGTGCGCCTCGCGGATGCGCAGGAGTTTTTCGTCTACGGCGACCGGGTGAACGAAGTGGCGATCCTGACCCGAGACGCGGAAAGCGCGCCCCGGGTGGCTTCTTCTCTCCGGGAAGCGCTGCGTGGCCGAGCCGTGGAAGTCCACACGTGGAACGAGGTGATGCCCGAGGTGGAGCAGTTCGTGCTCCTCGACGACATCGGCATGTACATGCTGCTCGTCATTCTGGTCGTCGTGGTTGCGTTCGGCATCCTCGACACCGTCCTCATGGCGGTCCTGGAAAGGCGGCGGGAATTCGGGATTCTGCTCGCGGTGGGGCTTTTGCCGCGGAGGCTTTTCGCCCTCGTGTTTTTCGAATCGCTCGTGCTCGGGGGCTTGGGCCTCGCCGTCGGCCTCGCCGCAGGGATCGCACTCGTTCTTTACTTCGTCGCCCATCCCGTCGCGCTCGGGGGAGCGGCGGCAGGTGCGGTCGAGCTCTGGGGCTTCGAGCCCGTTCTCGTCTGGAAGCTCAAGCCGTGGAACCCGCTCGGTTCCGCACTCACGGTTTTCGCGGTCGCCACGCTGGCGGCTCTTTACCCCGCCTGGCGTGCGGCCCGCTCGGAACCCGTGGAAGCGCTCAGGGAGCCCTGA
- a CDS encoding ABC transporter ATP-binding protein, producing the protein MALLEAREVTKVYDVRGVKTWALRGVTLSLEEGEFSALAGPSGSGKTTLLNLLGALDSPTAGRLFFDGEDITEWSPTQRARLRLHKIGFVFQSYNLIPVLTARENVEFVMELQGVPARRRRAVAMELLAELGLSELADKKPLELSGGEQQRVAVARAMASGPRVVLADEPTANLDSETATRLLELMERINRTRGTTFLFSTHDPLVIGKARRTIRLRDGRVVEDTRASP; encoded by the coding sequence GTGGCCCTTCTCGAAGCCCGCGAAGTGACGAAGGTGTACGACGTCAGGGGCGTGAAAACCTGGGCGCTCCGCGGCGTCACGCTTTCTCTCGAGGAGGGCGAGTTCTCGGCTCTCGCCGGACCCAGCGGTTCCGGGAAAACGACGCTCCTCAATCTGCTCGGAGCGCTCGACTCTCCGACCGCTGGCCGGCTTTTTTTCGACGGCGAGGACATCACGGAGTGGAGCCCCACGCAGCGCGCCAGGCTCCGCCTCCACAAGATCGGCTTCGTCTTCCAGTCCTACAACCTGATCCCCGTGCTCACGGCGCGGGAGAACGTCGAATTCGTCATGGAGCTCCAGGGGGTGCCGGCTCGCCGACGACGCGCCGTGGCCATGGAGCTTCTCGCGGAGCTCGGGCTCTCCGAGCTCGCCGACAAAAAGCCGCTCGAGCTGAGCGGCGGCGAACAGCAGCGGGTGGCCGTCGCCCGGGCCATGGCTTCGGGTCCGCGTGTGGTTCTCGCGGACGAACCCACGGCGAACCTGGACTCGGAGACGGCGACGAGACTCCTCGAGCTCATGGAACGGATCAACCGTACGCGCGGCACGACGTTCCTCTTCTCGACGCACGATCCCCTGGTCATCGGGAAAGCGCGGCGGACGATCCGCTTGCGGGACGGGAGAGTCGTCGAGGACACGCGAGCCTCGCCTTGA
- the panE1 gene encoding 2-dehydropantoate 2-reductase — translation MARLLVAGAGALGSVFGALLRLRGHEVALLGRKPHLDAVERQGLFVDGIWGEHRAQGFSCFADPGAIDGDFDLVLVTVKSFDTERIADEVATRLRAQGFAVSLQNGLGNVETLERRFGPERTLGGRVIFGAEVVKPGHVRVTVYAEPVLLGAWEPGRFPSRDTAARRWAEEFAKSGIPCEYTENLRTAIWAKVFYNAALNPLGALLGVPYGALAESEATRGFMDHVIDEAYAVARAEGIPLPWPDAGAYRELFYSRLVPSTYDHRSSMLQDLERGRRTEIEAINGAVWRLAERHGMAAPYNEALTRLVRYREGRR, via the coding sequence ATGGCCAGGCTTCTCGTCGCGGGTGCCGGGGCGCTCGGGTCCGTCTTCGGCGCTCTGCTACGCCTCCGCGGACACGAGGTCGCACTCCTCGGGCGCAAGCCACACCTCGACGCCGTCGAACGCCAGGGACTTTTCGTCGACGGCATCTGGGGGGAGCACCGCGCGCAGGGGTTTTCCTGTTTCGCGGACCCGGGCGCGATCGACGGCGACTTCGACCTCGTGCTCGTAACCGTCAAGTCTTTCGACACCGAGAGGATCGCCGACGAAGTCGCGACGCGCCTTCGGGCGCAGGGTTTTGCCGTTTCTCTCCAGAATGGTCTCGGGAACGTCGAAACACTCGAACGCCGGTTCGGACCCGAGCGCACCCTGGGCGGGCGCGTCATTTTCGGCGCGGAGGTCGTGAAGCCCGGGCACGTGCGCGTGACCGTCTATGCGGAGCCCGTCCTTCTCGGCGCCTGGGAACCGGGGCGCTTCCCCTCGCGGGACACTGCGGCTCGCCGGTGGGCCGAGGAGTTCGCGAAATCCGGCATCCCCTGCGAGTACACCGAGAACTTGAGGACGGCGATCTGGGCCAAGGTCTTCTACAACGCCGCGCTCAATCCCCTGGGCGCGCTGCTCGGCGTCCCCTACGGCGCACTCGCCGAAAGCGAGGCGACGCGCGGTTTCATGGACCACGTCATCGACGAAGCCTACGCCGTCGCCCGGGCCGAGGGCATCCCGCTACCCTGGCCGGACGCGGGCGCGTACCGGGAACTTTTCTACTCCAGGCTCGTGCCGAGCACCTACGACCACCGGTCCTCGATGCTGCAGGACCTGGAGAGAGGGCGGAGGACCGAAATCGAAGCCATCAACGGAGCGGTCTGGCGTCTCGCCGAGAGGCACGGTATGGCGGCTCCGTACAACGAAGCACTCACGAGACTCGTGCGCTACAGGGAAGGACGTCGGTGA
- the argD gene encoding aspartate aminotransferase family protein, which produces MSRLREDFLRYVCQTSDSPMGLVVARAEGSRVWDESGNCYLDLLSGIGVANVGHTNPEVVAAVERQAKRYLHVMVYGEMVLEPQVELARRLARRAPGELSVTYFANSGTEAIEGALKTARKYTGRKTFVAFEGSFHGDTLGSLSVGGNPLYRKPFEPLLPEVRFLPFDDTEALESIDEDVAAVVLELVQAEAGVRIPRPEFVSRLSRRCRETGALLVVDEVVTGFGRTGRLFACEHWGVEPDLLVLAKALGGGLPLGAFVGRPEPMRTLSHDPPLAHVTTFGGHPLSCAAALAAWDFLDRENLLARSEELGRRFFSALRPLEGEKLREVRGLGCLLGLEFADERLVRRFVETCRELGVLVGWTLHRDTVVRLAPPLVLTDDEFEEAVDKLAEALRRS; this is translated from the coding sequence ATGAGCCGCCTCCGGGAAGATTTTCTCCGCTACGTCTGCCAGACGAGCGACTCGCCCATGGGCCTCGTCGTCGCCCGGGCCGAGGGCTCGAGAGTGTGGGACGAAAGCGGGAACTGCTACCTCGACCTTCTTTCCGGGATCGGCGTCGCCAACGTGGGACACACGAACCCGGAAGTGGTCGCTGCCGTCGAGCGGCAGGCGAAGCGCTACCTCCACGTCATGGTCTACGGCGAGATGGTGCTCGAGCCGCAGGTCGAGCTCGCCCGCAGGCTCGCCCGACGAGCGCCCGGCGAACTTTCGGTCACCTATTTCGCGAACAGCGGCACGGAAGCGATCGAAGGGGCACTCAAGACGGCGCGGAAGTACACCGGACGGAAGACCTTCGTGGCTTTCGAGGGGAGCTTCCACGGGGATACGCTCGGATCGCTCTCGGTCGGCGGCAACCCCCTCTACCGGAAGCCCTTCGAACCGCTCCTCCCCGAAGTGCGGTTTCTCCCCTTCGACGACACCGAGGCGCTCGAGTCCATCGACGAGGACGTCGCCGCCGTGGTCCTCGAACTCGTGCAGGCCGAAGCGGGCGTCCGAATCCCGCGCCCCGAGTTCGTCTCCCGCCTCTCGAGACGCTGCCGGGAGACCGGAGCGCTTCTCGTCGTCGACGAAGTCGTCACGGGCTTCGGGCGGACCGGACGGCTCTTCGCTTGCGAGCACTGGGGCGTCGAGCCCGATCTTCTCGTCCTCGCCAAGGCGCTCGGCGGAGGTCTTCCCCTCGGAGCCTTCGTAGGGCGCCCCGAACCGATGCGAACCCTCTCCCACGACCCTCCCCTCGCGCACGTGACGACCTTCGGCGGTCACCCCCTTTCCTGCGCGGCCGCCCTCGCGGCCTGGGATTTTCTCGACCGCGAAAACCTCCTCGCGCGTTCCGAGGAACTCGGTCGGCGGTTTTTTTCGGCGCTCCGCCCCCTCGAAGGCGAAAAACTCCGGGAGGTCCGGGGACTCGGTTGCCTCCTGGGCCTCGAGTTCGCGGACGAACGGCTCGTTCGTCGTTTCGTCGAAACGTGTCGAGAACTGGGGGTGCTGGTCGGCTGGACCCTCCACCGAGATACGGTGGTGCGGCTCGCTCCTCCTCTCGTTCTTACGGACGACGAGTTCGAAGAAGCCGTCGACAAGCTTGCGGAGGCGCTCCGCCGGAGCTGA
- a CDS encoding coenzyme F390 synthetase: protein MSVHALHDRVLAFLRAPGEDAFDDLALEVFRHQYEHVEPYRTYCRRRGVEPDEVSNWREIPPVPVLAFREVEFRCGPAERVFRSSGTTRGPDRRSVHALPDLRLYRTSAVEGMRRFLFPDVERIRILSLVHSVEELPESSLAQMVAWALEVFGTPESRTVVQGRNLDLDAAAEVFRLSERDGQPLALLATTAALVRLLDALAERRWSFRLPHGSRVMDTGGSKGLGRPRSRKGLHRAVWNALAVPGYFFVNEYGMCELSSQAYENVIAAREAGRLVHRTLVTPPWMRTRVLDPRTLRDVPPGERGLLCHYDLANAGTVSAVLTEDVGRTRDEGFELLGRASDAEVRGCSLVWA from the coding sequence ATGAGCGTCCATGCCCTCCACGATCGCGTCCTCGCTTTTCTGCGCGCTCCCGGGGAGGACGCGTTCGACGACCTGGCCCTCGAAGTTTTCCGCCACCAGTACGAGCACGTCGAGCCCTACCGGACCTATTGCCGGAGGCGCGGGGTGGAGCCCGACGAAGTTTCGAACTGGCGGGAAATCCCGCCCGTTCCCGTCCTGGCGTTCCGCGAAGTGGAGTTCCGATGCGGTCCCGCCGAGAGGGTTTTCCGTTCGAGCGGCACGACGCGCGGACCCGACCGGCGCAGCGTCCACGCGCTCCCCGATCTCCGCCTCTACCGGACCTCCGCCGTCGAGGGGATGCGGCGTTTTCTCTTCCCGGACGTGGAACGCATTCGCATCCTTTCGCTCGTCCACTCGGTCGAAGAGCTTCCCGAATCCTCCCTCGCACAAATGGTCGCGTGGGCTCTCGAGGTCTTCGGAACCCCCGAAAGCCGAACCGTCGTGCAAGGCCGGAACCTCGACCTCGATGCGGCGGCCGAAGTCTTCCGCCTGTCCGAACGGGACGGCCAACCTCTGGCCCTCCTCGCCACGACGGCGGCGCTCGTGCGGCTTCTCGACGCTCTGGCGGAACGGCGATGGAGCTTCCGGCTTCCCCACGGAAGCCGCGTCATGGACACCGGAGGAAGCAAGGGGCTCGGGCGGCCGCGTTCCCGCAAGGGACTCCACCGTGCCGTCTGGAACGCGCTTGCCGTACCCGGCTACTTTTTCGTGAACGAATACGGGATGTGCGAGCTTTCTTCCCAGGCATACGAGAACGTCATCGCGGCTCGGGAAGCGGGCCGCCTCGTCCACCGCACGCTCGTGACACCTCCCTGGATGCGAACACGTGTCCTCGACCCGCGCACGCTCCGGGACGTGCCTCCGGGAGAACGCGGTCTTCTCTGCCACTACGATCTCGCCAACGCGGGCACGGTGTCGGCCGTCCTGACCGAAGACGTGGGCCGAACCCGGGACGAAGGGTTCGAGCTTCTCGGGCGCGCGTCGGACGCCGAGGTGCGGGGCTGTTCCCTCGTGTGGGCGTGA
- a CDS encoding ABC transporter permease: MFLRLAWRNVWRNRARAGIVFAAVAVGMAGVVLSMALNNGLVFQMVENAIATEVGHLQVHARGYSRNPGLELRLRDGGEAAREVLRSLPEVRAWAPRVVAEGLLFSPRASAGVRVFGVDPGREAGVSLVARSIVAGRYLEGKHGEILVGEVLARRLRVGVGEKVVLSVQDAAGNFTGGAFRISGLFRSPAREFDRGTVFLDLGEARDLLGIGGDVSEIVVLVRRESWIPRVRRTLQERLGEGVEVRTWGELRPLLLQMVELFDQTAWYVYAAVFLAMVFGIANVLLVSVYERLREFGILLSVGMRPRRLVAMIVTESLLLTLAGVAAGYGAAAWVVSAFHEGIDLGMWAEGLRAAGVGTRLVPFLRAYDFVVPLILAFASATGASLWPAWRAARLEPAEALRSV, encoded by the coding sequence ATGTTCCTGCGGCTCGCCTGGCGGAACGTGTGGCGGAACCGCGCCCGCGCCGGCATCGTTTTCGCTGCCGTGGCGGTGGGCATGGCGGGGGTCGTCCTTTCCATGGCACTCAACAACGGTCTCGTCTTCCAGATGGTGGAGAACGCCATCGCGACCGAAGTCGGGCATCTTCAGGTGCACGCCCGCGGCTACTCCCGGAATCCCGGCCTCGAGCTCCGTCTGCGGGACGGCGGAGAGGCCGCGCGGGAGGTTCTCCGCTCTCTTCCCGAAGTGCGGGCCTGGGCGCCGAGGGTGGTGGCCGAGGGGCTCCTCTTCTCGCCGAGAGCGAGCGCCGGTGTGCGCGTGTTCGGAGTCGACCCCGGTCGCGAAGCCGGGGTTTCTCTCGTCGCGCGTTCGATCGTCGCCGGTCGGTACCTCGAGGGGAAGCACGGGGAGATACTGGTCGGCGAAGTTCTGGCCCGCCGACTCCGCGTGGGGGTCGGCGAGAAGGTCGTGCTCTCGGTCCAGGACGCGGCGGGGAACTTCACCGGCGGTGCCTTTCGTATCTCGGGGCTTTTCCGCTCTCCGGCTCGCGAGTTCGACCGGGGGACGGTTTTCCTCGACCTAGGGGAAGCGCGGGATCTCCTCGGCATCGGTGGAGACGTCTCCGAAATCGTGGTTCTCGTTCGGCGGGAATCCTGGATCCCGCGGGTCCGCAGAACGTTACAGGAGCGGCTCGGCGAAGGCGTCGAGGTCCGCACATGGGGAGAACTTCGCCCTCTGCTCCTCCAAATGGTCGAGCTTTTCGACCAGACGGCTTGGTACGTCTACGCGGCCGTCTTTCTCGCCATGGTCTTCGGCATCGCCAACGTCCTTCTCGTGTCCGTCTACGAACGCTTGCGAGAGTTCGGCATTCTGCTTTCGGTCGGGATGCGGCCCCGACGTCTCGTGGCCATGATCGTGACGGAATCGCTCCTCCTGACGCTTGCCGGAGTGGCCGCGGGCTACGGGGCGGCGGCCTGGGTGGTCTCGGCGTTCCACGAAGGAATCGACCTCGGCATGTGGGCCGAAGGTCTCCGGGCCGCAGGCGTGGGCACGCGTCTCGTCCCGTTCTTGCGGGCCTACGATTTCGTCGTGCCGCTGATCCTGGCTTTCGCGAGCGCCACCGGCGCGAGCCTCTGGCCTGCCTGGAGAGCAGCCCGTCTCGAACCCGCGGAAGCCTTGCGTTCGGTCTGA
- a CDS encoding acyl-CoA reductase, giving the protein MDLFTPSTVRSAVERLLSARLALRERTPAEIFSALDRTVGAWLEADSAWLRRAEAEVSRASGFSPEMVRYALPTVLAPLRAPALERLVVEELGGLEFLSRPPELPPRLVLHILPGNLPGLAAAPVCLSLATGVAALLKPGSGDLAFPRLFLESLATLDPDLAACVEVRYWKGGSPEPEKELFALVDAVDAAGSDEAMEDLAKRYSGTLVVRGSRLSFAYVARPSWQDPLLRGRAFRALVEDTVVWDQLGCLSPQVVFFEGAAFGDLVRLAEELGEEFELARKRLPPKRLSLEEESRIVRFRQEAEWREIRGEEKRLLGGEDLSWTLLLEKGPNFAPTCLHRTLRLQTVQGTEELEEPMRRAHSRLEAVGVAAAPDDFPAVADVFRKARLPRVVPLGEMQRPGLDWKPGGIPRVREWFAPRDGEKSDRGTRVTPRALP; this is encoded by the coding sequence GTGGACCTCTTCACCCCCTCCACGGTCCGGTCGGCGGTCGAACGCCTGCTCTCTGCCCGCCTGGCGCTTCGGGAGCGAACGCCCGCGGAGATTTTCTCCGCGCTCGACCGAACCGTGGGGGCGTGGCTCGAGGCGGACTCCGCCTGGCTCCGGCGGGCCGAGGCCGAAGTGAGTCGTGCAAGCGGCTTCTCTCCCGAGATGGTCCGTTACGCCCTTCCGACCGTGCTCGCACCTTTGCGCGCGCCCGCCCTCGAAAGGCTCGTCGTCGAGGAGCTCGGAGGACTCGAGTTCCTTTCCCGCCCGCCCGAGCTCCCACCTCGTCTCGTCCTCCACATCCTTCCCGGGAACCTGCCGGGACTCGCGGCCGCCCCCGTCTGCCTTTCGCTCGCCACGGGGGTCGCGGCACTTTTGAAGCCCGGGAGCGGCGACCTGGCCTTTCCGCGGCTTTTCCTCGAAAGCCTCGCCACCCTCGACCCCGACCTCGCGGCGTGCGTGGAAGTCCGCTACTGGAAAGGAGGAAGTCCGGAGCCGGAAAAAGAGCTGTTCGCGCTCGTCGACGCCGTCGACGCCGCGGGCAGCGACGAAGCGATGGAAGACCTGGCGAAGCGCTACTCCGGCACCCTTGTCGTGCGCGGGAGCCGGCTCAGCTTCGCGTACGTGGCGAGACCGAGCTGGCAGGATCCTCTGCTCCGGGGACGAGCTTTCCGGGCTCTCGTCGAAGACACCGTCGTGTGGGATCAGCTCGGCTGCCTCTCGCCGCAGGTGGTGTTCTTCGAAGGCGCCGCTTTCGGCGACCTCGTGCGCCTCGCGGAGGAACTCGGGGAAGAGTTCGAGCTCGCCCGAAAGCGACTTCCGCCGAAGCGCCTCTCCCTCGAAGAGGAAAGCCGGATCGTCCGTTTCCGGCAGGAGGCCGAGTGGAGAGAAATCCGGGGCGAGGAGAAACGGCTCCTCGGGGGAGAAGACCTCTCGTGGACCCTTCTTCTCGAAAAAGGACCGAATTTCGCGCCTACCTGCCTCCACCGAACGCTCCGGCTCCAGACCGTGCAGGGCACGGAGGAGCTCGAGGAGCCGATGCGCCGCGCGCACTCCCGCCTCGAAGCCGTAGGTGTGGCGGCCGCCCCCGACGACTTCCCGGCCGTCGCCGATGTTTTCCGGAAAGCCCGCCTTCCCAGAGTCGTGCCCCTCGGGGAAATGCAACGTCCCGGCCTCGACTGGAAGCCCGGCGGGATCCCGAGGGTGAGAGAATGGTTCGCGCCGCGGGACGGAGAAAAGTCGGATCGCGGGACGAGGGTGACCCCGCGTGCCCTGCCATGA